A window of Salvia splendens isolate huo1 chromosome 8, SspV2, whole genome shotgun sequence genomic DNA:
GCAAATAATTGCTGCTATTGTACTGTCCTCCCCTCCATGTTTGTCCGCAGTTAAGTTCTGTGTAAATTTTGCTAGGGTTGTGATATTGCTAAAGGTGATATAGTATTGAAATCTGGAGAACGTTTGGGACCTGCAGAAATTGGTCTACTCGTGACAGTGGGCATGACTTCAGTGAaggtattattattttttatttctcgtTTTTTGTCTAGTTCTCTCTTCCTCAATGCCTCGCTGGTTCTGGTCCCACAATGACAAGCTAAAAGCTTAACGATAAAATTATGTACAGGTACATCCTATGCCAAATGTTGCTGTTCTTTCCACAGGGGATGAACTTGTTGAGCCTGAGACTGAATCTCTAAAACGTGGCCAGGTAGTAGAAAATTTTCAGTTACACTATTAGTCCTTACAAGTCTAATATCTAGAATTCTAAGTCGTTTTTAAGTTTGAGTATGTCCTGTTGAGTTGATCTCAGATACACATTGTCTAAACAGGAAGGATTGTGGTGACCAGAACAATTAATTGTTATCTAGGTTGTCCATGGGAAAATTTCCCATGTTAAAACTTAGGAGAACTCTTGTGATTTTTGGATTATTTGCGAACTCCATGTTTTGGTATAGATCTACAGCATTAATTTTGTTGGTTTCTATCTTTTAATTTTAGTAGCATAGTGTGTGTTTCTTCCTCATACAGTAAATGGTATCAAAATCATTTTGCATGAGCTATGCTCTGAACAAAAGTTTGTTGCATGTGGATGATAATCTCATGCTAGAAatgctttaaaaaaaaaatacatgcatCGTAATTCATAAATATAGTTTACTTTTCCCTCTCTTCTACCACCTTCCACCTCCTATTTCTgacatttgaaaaaaattcagTCATTAATAATGTCATGGTTTGGCTTATTTTTATAATGTACctctttgttttttttggttTGTTTCCTTACTTTCATTTCCTTGGCTATAAATCTACTGGATAAGAAATTTGGAGATGTACGACATCAGGACAGGACTTTCTACTTGCAATATAGTGCATCTTGATTTATTTGGATGCCTGCTCTTCTGCAGATTAGGGACTCCAACCGTGCCATGATTATTGCTGCTGCTGTGCAGCAGCAATGTGAAGTTCTTGATCTTGGTATAGTTCATGATGACGAAGAAGAGATCAAGAGGGTGTTTGATAAAGCTTTCTCAAGTGGAATTGATATACTAATAACCTCTGGAGGAGTTTCAATGGGAGACCGGGATTTTGTAAAACCCCTACTTGCAAAGAGTGGAAAGTTACATTTTCACAAGGTAATTGTTTCGTTTTTCTGCTTCATAGTTTGAATTATCTGTAAACGAAACACATGTTTGAAATCACAGTTTAGATGGCTGAATCTGATCTTGATCTTGTCATTGCCTGCTGTTCAATTCACAAACATCTTATTTTTTTCATGTATTATTACCTTTCAAAATGaagtttgtttttcttttggcATGATCTTTCATTCAGGTTAACATGAAACCAGGAAAGCCTGTTACATTTGCTGAGATCCTTCGTGGATCAACTGATAAGAAGTCGCAAACTAAGATTCTTGCTTTCGGTTTACCTGGAAATCCAGTGAGCTGCATGGTTGGTTTCCATCTCTTTTTGGTTCCTGCGATTCGACAACTTTCTGGATGGACCCAACCTCACCTTCCTAGGTTTATGAAAGCTCTATATATCTGTGTTTCTATATCTCCACCATCTtttgattttgatattttgCCTCCCAATATTCGTTCCAAGTCGTCACCTTTTACTATTCATGCATATGCTTTGCAGAGTACTTGCTCGTCTAAAGCATTCAATAAAGGCAGATCACATTCGTCGGGAATTCCATTGTGCAACTATTAGGTGGGAGTTTGATAATGGAACAAAAAAATCTGGGTAAGATTTTGGTCTGCATCATCATATTGGGTTTCTTTCACTCCCTCATTTTCCCCCTCTCAATCTCTATCTCATATTTGCACCTGTCTTCTCGTTGTAAAAAGATGCGTTTTTAGCGTCACAAGTTAGTACAGCTTCGTAAAAGATTCCAGTTATCAATTCTGGTTGTCCTTGATGGGATGGAAATGATTTCCAGATTCGTCACTGAGAGCACAGGCCACCAGATCAGCAGCCAGCTTTTGAGTTTGAAGTCAGCAAATGCCTTGTTGGTGCTACCACCTACGGGAAACCCGATTCCTGCTGGGACTTCCGTGGTTGCAATTATTATATCCGATATAATCGGTTTTTCTGATGCTACTAGTTTGCCATCATTAACTCCAGAATCTATATCACCTCAAAGTAACCCTAGCCACGTAAATATTGTCAAGTCTGAAGCTTCTGAGTATAAAGTGGCTATTCTCACTGTGAGCGACACTGTTGCATCAGGGGAGGGGCCAGACAGAAGGTTAGAATCTTTCACTTTATTcaatttgtttatttgtttattatctGCTTATGCATTTGTAATGTAACCGGCCTCGCGAATGCGTTACGCTCTCTTACTGCATTGATCTTATGTGGATTATGGTTGCTATCTGAGACATGGAATCTGCTTTCCCTTCGAGGGGAGGGGAGTGGGATAACAGATATTATAAGATGTTTCTAGTGCTTACTTGATTCAATATAAGTTGTTTAAATCTTAGCATAAAATGAGATCTTAGAACATATAAGATGTTGGTCATGTCGGTGTAGATTAGTGGATCCTTTGTTGCATTTGGCGGTGAAAATCTGAAATCGAATACATTGCATCTTGATACATCTTTCAGGATCATAATTCCTGAAAGGTCACTATAGTGATGCTAAAACAAGCGCAGCACTGATATTAATCCATGTGAGAGATCAACATGGACTTTCTGAAGACTATGCAACATAATCCCATTTGAATTTTATCGCATTTATGTGGTTGTGTTCACGGTAATGGGACTGCTTTGGAGACTTAGAGCTTTCTTCCCAGTTGATCTTAACTGTAGCTATAATATCAACAAGCCTCATAAAggcattgtttttatttttattttccttcttCATTCGCATTCAATCTTAACAATCACATACTATGGAATTTTTTTATCCTAGAACATAAGTAATTAGGTGTGAGGGCTTCATTTCGATCAAAAAGTAAAGCTTGGTCACAAGTAGAGCAGTCAAGTATGATTGCAATGTATTAACGTGTTCTGCTGGACTCTTGTTCCACAATCTCTTGGTGTTGCTGATAAACATCGAGCTTTGAATACCTATTTTCTGGCTTATAAGATGTATATAACTTTGCAGTGGCCCAAGGGCAGTATCCTTTGTGAATTCAGTGTCGGAACAATTGGGTGGGGTAAGTGTTGTTGCTACAGCAGTTGTTCCAGATGAAATCCCAAAAATCAAAGAATCACTGGAGAGGTGGAGTGATATCGATAAAATGGATCTCATTCTTACTCTTGGTGAGTATGTCGATACCATCTTCGATGAGATAGTATATATGTGTATGAAAAAACATCTTATTCTTAATTGGTTCCTCTATTCTTCCATTGCATCTAGTTTACTTTCCACTCTTCTGCAGTAACGTAAATTGTAAAATGAAATAGGTGGTACTGGATTCACCCCGAGAGATGTAACTCCCGAAGCGACCAAAGAAGTGATACACAAGGAGGCACCCGGTCTACTTTATGTCATGATGCAAGAGAGCCTAAAGGTACCtaaatttctaattttcttcatctttggctactttcaattttaaaatgtCTCTCTACTTTCCGAGTTTTTTCTGGCTTCATCCTGTACACGTTGTTATTTCCTTTCCTGCATCTAGTTACTGGTGGTGAGCCAATGTTGATGTCCTATAAATATGAAGTCAATTCATAACACAAAACAATGAAactcttttaaaaaaattcatcattgtaataaaagaaaagatgaAATTCTTGTTATTGATTTTTGTGTGCGCAGGTGACGCCATTTGCAGTTCTATCACGCTCCGCAGCTGGAATACGAGGATCAACACTGGTTAGTTGAAAATATGATATACTTAAAAGTTCCCTTTACATCCCATCTAGTCATTGCACAAGagtaaaaatatgcattttcaCTGCTGTACTGGTTAGTTGAAAATATGATATACTTAAAAGTTCCCTTTACATCCCATCTAGTCATTGTACAAGagtaaaaatatgcattttcaCTGCTGTACGAAGCTGCAGTTACTCAGCCGTTTTCTCTGAAATTCGTGTGTATCATCAGATCATAAACATGCCGGGAAATCCCAATGCTGTGGCGGAATGTATGGGCACTATACTGCCCGTTCTTAAGCACGCGCTGAGACAAGTGAGGGGCGACAAAAGAGAGAAACACCCTCGCCATGTGCCCCACGCAGAAGCTGCCCCAGTCGATACCTGGGAACGTAGCCACAAgtctgctgctgctgctcaaGAAACTGGCTGCTCTTGTTCCCATTAACACACTCACTTGTGAGGGCTTCTTCTCCCTCTTCTGGATTGAGATTAGCAACCAATAATGAATGGAGCGCAAGTGTCAGTAGAAACGTGAAGTTGTTTTTGTTGTTGTAGCAAAATAATCAGAGTCGATATAGATAATCACCACACACTTTATGCTTCATGTGTAAGCTTATGTTGTAAAGATGTTTTTTGTAATAATGCTATATTGCTCATCCATTTTTATCCAAAGCACATTACTATATAGTACTATACTGTTTTGTGCTTCTACACTCCTTTTGACATTGTTTAAAGTATAACGATTTTCAATTCTTAGATACATCAAAGCTTAAACGAACTTATATAA
This region includes:
- the LOC121743248 gene encoding molybdopterin biosynthesis protein CNX1-like is translated as MGEARNILSVEEASEIVLRVAERLPPITVPIHYALGKILAQDATAPDPHPPYPASIKDGYAVVASDGPGEYPVITESRAGDDGIDVTVTSGTVAYVTTGGPIPNGADAVIQVEDTVEVESAASGQKRICVLKQVSQGLDIRPVGCDIAKGDIVLKSGERLGPAEIGLLVTVGMTSVKVHPMPNVAVLSTGDELVEPETESLKRGQIRDSNRAMIIAAAVQQQCEVLDLGIVHDDEEEIKRVFDKAFSSGIDILITSGGVSMGDRDFVKPLLAKSGKLHFHKVNMKPGKPVTFAEILRGSTDKKSQTKILAFGLPGNPVSCMVGFHLFLVPAIRQLSGWTQPHLPRVLARLKHSIKADHIRREFHCATIRWEFDNGTKKSGFVTESTGHQISSQLLSLKSANALLVLPPTGNPIPAGTSVVAIIISDIIGFSDATSLPSLTPESISPQSNPSHVNIVKSEASEYKVAILTVSDTVASGEGPDRSGPRAVSFVNSVSEQLGGVSVVATAVVPDEIPKIKESLERWSDIDKMDLILTLGGTGFTPRDVTPEATKEVIHKEAPGLLYVMMQESLKVTPFAVLSRSAAGIRGSTLIINMPGNPNAVAECMGTILPVLKHALRQVRGDKREKHPRHVPHAEAAPVDTWERSHKSAAAAQETGCSCSH